A stretch of DNA from Cellulomonas xiejunii:
GGTCGCGATCCCCGCGTTCCTGACGCTCGCGCTCATGCCGTTCACGTACTCGATCAGCGTCGGCATCGGCGCGGGCTTCATCGCGTTCGTCGTCGTGAAGCTGGCGCTCGGCAAGGTGCGTGCGATCCACCCGCTCATGTGGGTGGCTGCGCTCGCGTTCGTCGTGTACTTCGCGCTCGGCCCCATCCGCGACCTGCTCGGCGTCTGACACCTGCACCATCGACGGGCCGGGACCGCACGCCGGTCCCGGCCCGTCGTGACACCAGCACCAGCGCGAGCACCCCGACGGCCGCCCCCAACGTGTTCATCACGACGTCCTGCACCGTGGCGTAGCGCGTCGGCAGCCACCGCTGCACCGTCTCGATCAGCGTCGACGTGCCCGCCCCGAGCAGCACGACGACCCACCAGGGCCGCCGCAGCAGCAGCCCGACGAGCACCCCGAACGGCACGAACATCACGACGTTCGCGACCGCCTCGACCCCGTCGAACGTCACCGGCAGCCCCAGGTCGGCGAGCTGCTCGATCACCCTGCGCGCCAGCCCGAGGGTCTCGTCGTCCTCCGGTGCGGGGCGCAACGTGACCAGCGCGACGGCTCCCAGGTACACGACCAGCGCCACCCGCAGCCGGACCCGCGCGCGGCCGGTGGCGGACCACCGCTCGGCGCCCTCACGGACCCCGGTACGCTGCCCGGACTGGCGACTTCCTGAGGGGGACGAAACGTGCGCATCTCGGTCATCGGTTGCGGGTACCTCGGGGCGGTGCATGCGGCAAGCATGGCGTCCCTCGGCCACGACGTCGTGGGGATCGACGTCGACCCCGACAAGATCGCACGTCTCGCCGCCGGCACGGCGCCGTTCTACGAGCCGGGCCTGCCCGAGCTGCTCGACGAGGTGTCCCGCACCGGTCGACTGACCTTCAGCACGGACATGGCCGCGGCTGCGGGCGCCCGGGTCCACTTCCTGTGCGTCGGGACGCCGCAGAAGCACGGTGAGTTCCGTGCCGACCTGTCGTACGTCGAGTCCGCATTCGAGGACCTGCGGGCTCACCTCGCGCCCGGCGACGTGGTCGCGGGCAAGTCCACGGTCCCGGTCGGCACCGCCGAGGACCTGGCCGAGCGCCTCACCGGCACGGGCATGACGCTCGTGTGGAACCCCGAGTTCCTGCGTGAGGGCTTCGCCGTCCAGGACACGCTGCACCCCGACCGGCTGGTCTACGGCCTGCCGACCGACGACGAGGGCGTGCCGACGCCCGAGGGTGACGCCGCCCGCGCCCTCCTCGACGAGGTCTACGCGGCGTCCCTGGCCGAGGGCACCCCGCTGGTCGTCACCGACTACGCGACCTCGCAGCTCGTCAAGGTCGCCGCCAACTCGTTCCTCGCCACCAAGATCTCGTTCATCAACGCCATGGCCGAGCTGTGCGAGGCCACGGGTGCCGACGTGACGAGTCTCGCCGACGCGATCGGCTACGACGTGCGCATCGGGCGCCGCTTCCTCAACGCGGGTCTCGGGTTCGGCGGCGGCTGCCTGCCGAAGGACATCCGCGCCTTCATGGCCCGCGCCGGCGAGCTGGGCGTCGACCAGGCGCTGTCGTTCCTGCGGGAGGTCGACTCGATCAACATGCGCCGACGCGTCCGCATGGTCGACCTCGCGCGCGAGGTCAGCGCCGGGTCCATCGTCGGCAAGCGCGTCGCCGTCCTCGGCGCGGCGTTCAAGCCGAACAGCGACGACATCCGCGACTCGCCGGCCCTGTCCGTGGCCGCGCAGATGCAGCTGCAGGGCGCCCACGTCACGGTGACCGACCCGCAGGCCGTCGAGAACGCGCGCGTCAAGTGGCCGGACCTCAAGTACGCCGCCACGGCGCTCGAGGCTGCCCAGGGCGCCGACGTCGTCGTGCTCGCCACGGAGTGGGACGAGTACCGCGACATGGTCCCGGACGAGCTGGGCGAGGTCGTGGCCCACCGCGCGATCGTCGACGGGCGCAACGTGCTGGACCCGAAGGTGTGGCGCGCCGCCGGCTGGACCTACCGGGCGCTCGGGCGGCCCTGAGGCTCGTCGTCGTCCGGTCGTCGCCGACCGGCCGGGCCGTCACGCGTGCGCGTGGGCCCAGTGCGTCGCGACGTCGTACCGGTCCCAGCGCGGGGCCATCGGCCCCTGACCCGTGCTCGCGTTGACCAGGATCGCGGTCTGGCGGAGC
This window harbors:
- a CDS encoding VanZ family protein translates to MALVVYLGAVALVTLRPAPEDDETLGLARRVIEQLADLGLPVTFDGVEAVANVVMFVPFGVLVGLLLRRPWWVVVLLGAGTSTLIETVQRWLPTRYATVQDVVMNTLGAAVGVLALVLVSRRAGTGVRSRPVDGAGVRRRAGRGWGRARSTRRTRAQPPT
- a CDS encoding UDP-glucose dehydrogenase family protein — protein: MRISVIGCGYLGAVHAASMASLGHDVVGIDVDPDKIARLAAGTAPFYEPGLPELLDEVSRTGRLTFSTDMAAAAGARVHFLCVGTPQKHGEFRADLSYVESAFEDLRAHLAPGDVVAGKSTVPVGTAEDLAERLTGTGMTLVWNPEFLREGFAVQDTLHPDRLVYGLPTDDEGVPTPEGDAARALLDEVYAASLAEGTPLVVTDYATSQLVKVAANSFLATKISFINAMAELCEATGADVTSLADAIGYDVRIGRRFLNAGLGFGGGCLPKDIRAFMARAGELGVDQALSFLREVDSINMRRRVRMVDLAREVSAGSIVGKRVAVLGAAFKPNSDDIRDSPALSVAAQMQLQGAHVTVTDPQAVENARVKWPDLKYAATALEAAQGADVVVLATEWDEYRDMVPDELGEVVAHRAIVDGRNVLDPKVWRAAGWTYRALGRP